A genomic window from Gemmatimonadaceae bacterium includes:
- a CDS encoding carboxypeptidase-like regulatory domain-containing protein, producing the protein MRWSLPPAVRRAAVVCALLAPWPAGALIAQTLRGTVVRPDGAPVAGAIVLAVRNGRDSVRTITSARGLFALSVRVAGTYAITVHRIGYRPTIGPTVSLTATETPDLRIVTTSEVIQLGTITATRGRSCRGRTDEDAVAVVWEEARKALEASTLAAEAGPITGQWIEHRGTLAPDLQVVREQAIVVREQPTLQVFRSVAPQDLATNGFTTQGGDTLAYFAPDQRVLLSPEFAASHCFGLEASAGDSLIGITFTPREPPLGTRTDITGVVWLHRRSAELRRVDFEYVGAVEAAALPQRAGSVRFARLDDGRFVVTGWRARLPLFTVRPGRVVPGMTRIVRHDTLVRAVAETGGDVLTLANGPAVLFRQPAPMALVQLEPGRTGPSFSGAEVLVAGTNVVANVDATGIARIGPLPVGRYAATVKVPAYDTLGIEPLSITVKAALAPAIDTLVLPPVATLFAGLCGREAEDGALLRGTVRNADGERVRGARVLLSYLRTDARAIRSGGFALKPESRKTGSDILGDWRFCGVPRGTDVVLAIEGPDGGAVRERFRIDPARMTLRRDAVLIPGTERRATLGFDGPTNSVDSPTNIALAGRSVLGEFDSRHQRGEATQSLSRQQILDRRFVQTWQVISALRAVRVYQTREGTFAMSGRSNLPSLRTVGAACPFTIVLDGITMVARNSNGVDLNELPAPERLHGVELYAGGTRLPALYASLAGAGFCGVIGLWTER; encoded by the coding sequence ATGCGCTGGTCCCTCCCGCCCGCTGTCCGCCGTGCTGCCGTGGTGTGCGCCCTGCTCGCGCCGTGGCCCGCCGGTGCGCTCATCGCGCAGACGCTGCGTGGCACTGTCGTGCGCCCGGACGGTGCGCCGGTCGCCGGGGCCATCGTGCTGGCCGTGCGCAACGGGCGCGACTCGGTGCGCACCATTACCAGCGCGCGTGGGCTCTTTGCGCTGTCGGTGCGCGTGGCCGGTACGTATGCGATCACGGTGCATCGCATCGGGTACCGCCCGACGATTGGCCCCACGGTGTCGCTCACCGCCACCGAGACGCCAGACCTCCGGATCGTGACGACGTCCGAGGTCATCCAGTTGGGCACCATCACCGCCACCCGCGGCCGCAGCTGTCGCGGGCGCACCGATGAGGACGCGGTCGCCGTGGTCTGGGAGGAAGCGCGCAAGGCGCTCGAGGCGTCCACGCTCGCGGCCGAAGCGGGGCCCATTACGGGCCAGTGGATCGAACATCGCGGGACGCTTGCCCCCGATCTACAGGTGGTACGAGAACAGGCCATCGTAGTGCGCGAGCAGCCCACCCTGCAGGTGTTTCGCAGTGTGGCGCCGCAGGATCTGGCGACCAACGGCTTCACGACGCAGGGCGGTGACACCCTGGCGTACTTCGCGCCCGACCAACGGGTGTTGCTCTCTCCCGAGTTTGCGGCGAGCCACTGTTTTGGTCTCGAAGCGTCGGCCGGGGACTCGCTCATCGGTATCACCTTCACGCCGCGTGAGCCGCCGCTGGGCACGCGCACGGACATCACCGGCGTCGTATGGCTGCATCGCCGCAGTGCCGAACTGCGCCGGGTGGATTTCGAGTACGTGGGCGCCGTCGAGGCGGCTGCGCTCCCGCAGCGCGCGGGATCGGTGCGCTTTGCGCGGCTCGACGATGGGCGCTTCGTCGTGACCGGCTGGCGCGCGCGCCTGCCGCTCTTCACCGTGCGCCCCGGGCGCGTGGTGCCCGGCATGACGCGCATTGTGCGCCATGACACGCTCGTCCGCGCGGTCGCCGAAACGGGTGGCGATGTCCTCACCCTCGCCAACGGACCCGCGGTCCTCTTCCGGCAGCCGGCGCCGATGGCGCTCGTTCAGCTCGAGCCCGGACGTACGGGTCCATCCTTCAGCGGCGCGGAAGTCCTGGTGGCCGGCACGAATGTCGTGGCGAATGTGGACGCCACGGGGATCGCGCGGATCGGTCCGCTCCCCGTGGGGCGCTACGCGGCCACTGTGAAGGTGCCCGCCTATGACACGCTTGGCATCGAGCCGCTGTCGATCACGGTGAAGGCGGCGCTCGCGCCGGCCATCGATACGCTGGTCCTTCCCCCGGTCGCGACGCTCTTCGCGGGGCTCTGTGGGCGCGAAGCGGAGGACGGCGCGCTGCTCCGCGGCACCGTGCGGAACGCCGATGGCGAACGGGTTCGCGGCGCCCGCGTGCTCCTGAGCTATCTGCGCACCGACGCGCGCGCCATTCGCAGCGGGGGCTTCGCGCTCAAACCGGAGAGCCGCAAGACCGGCAGCGACATCCTGGGCGACTGGCGCTTCTGCGGCGTGCCACGCGGCACCGACGTGGTGCTAGCCATCGAAGGGCCCGACGGCGGTGCGGTGCGCGAGCGGTTCCGCATAGACCCAGCCCGCATGACCCTGCGACGCGACGCCGTCCTCATTCCCGGCACCGAGCGCCGCGCCACGCTGGGATTCGACGGCCCGACCAACTCCGTGGACTCGCCGACCAACATCGCGCTCGCCGGCCGCAGCGTGCTGGGCGAATTCGACAGCCGTCATCAGCGCGGCGAGGCCACCCAAAGCCTGTCGCGCCAGCAGATCCTCGATCGGCGCTTCGTCCAGACGTGGCAGGTGATCTCGGCGTTGCGCGCCGTGCGCGTCTACCAGACGCGCGAGGGCACGTTTGCCATGAGCGGCCGCAGCAACCTGCCGTCGCTGCGCACGGTGGGCGCAGCCTGCCCGTTCACCATCGTGCTCGATGGCATCACGATGGTGGCCCGCAACAGCAACGGCGTGGATCTGAATGAACTCCCGGCTCCGGAGCGCCTGCATGGCGTCGAGCTGTATGCCGGCGGGACGCGCTTGCCGGCGCTCTACGCGTCGCTGGCGGGTGCCGGGTTCTGCGGCGTCATCGGTCTCTGGACCGAGCGCTAG
- the rimM gene encoding ribosome maturation factor RimM (Essential for efficient processing of 16S rRNA): MRRAHGVRGAWAVESVTDAPDAIFASGAVLYAGDRKGNLIEPLEPLHIEDGRPMNKDWLVRVREITDRDVADSWRGRALLCDAADLPDAGDDEIYVGDLIGMTVAVEGQGVVGTVRDVYDAPQGYIIEIETATGRPLMPWHDDFVQSVDEESRTIVITPPDGLLDG; the protein is encoded by the coding sequence GTGCGTCGCGCGCATGGTGTGCGCGGCGCCTGGGCCGTCGAATCGGTGACCGACGCGCCGGATGCGATCTTCGCATCCGGCGCCGTCCTTTATGCGGGCGACCGCAAGGGCAATCTCATCGAGCCGCTCGAGCCGCTGCACATCGAGGACGGGCGGCCGATGAACAAGGATTGGCTCGTGCGCGTGCGGGAGATCACCGACCGTGATGTCGCCGACAGCTGGCGCGGGCGCGCCCTGCTGTGCGATGCGGCCGACCTCCCCGACGCCGGCGACGACGAGATCTATGTCGGCGATCTCATCGGTATGACGGTGGCCGTCGAAGGGCAGGGCGTCGTGGGCACGGTGCGGGATGTGTACGATGCGCCGCAGGGCTATATCATCGAGATCGAAACGGCCACCGGCCGTCCGCTCATGCCGTGGCACGACGACTTCGTGCAGTCGGTCGATGAGGAATCGCGCACGATCGTGATCACGCCCCCCGACGGCCTGCTCGACGGCTGA
- a CDS encoding NADP-dependent isocitrate dehydrogenase yields the protein MAKIKVVNPVVEMDGDEMTRIIWQFIKDKLILPYLDVQLDYYDLGIEHRDATNDQVTIDSAEATKKHGVAVKCATITPDEARVKEFGLKKMWKSPNGTIRNILGGVIFREPIIISNIPRLVPHWTKPIVVGRHAHGDQYKASDFKVPGPGTVTITYTPADGSAPMQMEVAKFGQDGGVAMGMYNFNDSIRDFARASLTYGLQRHYPVYLSTKNTILKAYDGAFKDIFEDVYNAEFKADFEKAGITYEHRLIDDMVASALKWEGGYVWACKNYDGDVQSDIVAQGFGSLGLMTSVLLTPDGKTMEAEAAHGTVTRHFREHQKGNKTSTNPIASIFAWTRGLMHRGKLDGTPAVVKFAETLEAVCIEAVEAGEMTKDLAILISKDTPYLHTEAFLDAIDRRLQAKMA from the coding sequence ATGGCCAAGATCAAGGTTGTGAACCCCGTCGTCGAGATGGACGGCGACGAGATGACGCGCATCATCTGGCAGTTCATCAAGGACAAGCTGATCCTGCCGTACCTCGACGTGCAGCTCGACTACTACGATCTCGGCATCGAGCACCGCGACGCGACGAACGACCAGGTCACGATCGATTCCGCGGAGGCCACCAAGAAGCATGGCGTGGCCGTGAAGTGCGCCACTATCACGCCCGACGAAGCGCGCGTGAAGGAGTTCGGGCTCAAGAAGATGTGGAAGAGCCCCAATGGCACCATTCGCAACATCCTCGGCGGCGTGATCTTCCGCGAGCCGATCATCATCTCGAACATCCCGCGCCTCGTGCCGCACTGGACCAAGCCCATCGTCGTGGGCCGTCATGCGCACGGCGACCAGTACAAGGCCAGCGACTTCAAGGTGCCCGGCCCCGGCACGGTGACCATCACCTACACGCCGGCCGATGGCAGCGCGCCCATGCAGATGGAAGTCGCCAAGTTCGGCCAGGACGGCGGTGTGGCGATGGGGATGTACAACTTCAACGATTCCATCCGCGACTTCGCGCGCGCGAGCCTGACGTACGGCCTGCAGCGCCACTATCCGGTGTACCTCTCCACGAAGAACACGATCCTCAAGGCCTACGACGGCGCCTTCAAGGACATCTTCGAAGACGTGTACAACGCCGAATTCAAGGCCGACTTCGAGAAGGCCGGCATCACGTACGAGCACCGCCTCATCGACGACATGGTCGCCTCGGCGCTCAAGTGGGAAGGCGGCTACGTGTGGGCCTGCAAGAACTACGACGGCGACGTGCAGTCGGACATCGTGGCGCAGGGCTTTGGCTCGCTCGGCCTCATGACGAGCGTGCTCCTCACGCCCGATGGCAAGACGATGGAAGCCGAAGCCGCCCACGGCACCGTGACGCGCCACTTCCGCGAGCACCAGAAGGGGAACAAGACCTCCACGAACCCCATCGCGAGCATCTTCGCCTGGACGCGCGGCCTGATGCATCGCGGCAAGCTCGATGGCACGCCCGCCGTGGTGAAGTTCGCCGAAACGCTCGAAGCGGTGTGCATCGAGGCGGTCGAGGCGGGTGAGATGACCAAGGATCTCGCGATCCTCATTTCGAAGGACACCCCGTACCTGCATACGGAGGCGTTCCTCGACGCGATCGACCGGCGGTTGCAGGCCAAGATGGCCTGA
- a CDS encoding DUF2911 domain-containing protein, whose translation MIRTLTRSVIGAAAVAALSLAAAPAQAQGSMQQMGNQPGKAPLSPRDSLKATIGGSEITVNYGRPSKRGRVLFNGLGDMKWGMVWRTGANEATAFTTSKALDFGGKAVPAGKYTLWTKLEETGKWELIINKQTGQWGTEYDAKQDLVRIPLTVTSNNPVVEKMEIQVKPAGKGGEIVISWDTYVAKTGFTAK comes from the coding sequence ATGATCCGTACTCTGACGCGTTCCGTCATCGGCGCCGCTGCGGTGGCGGCCCTCTCCCTCGCTGCCGCGCCCGCGCAGGCGCAGGGCAGCATGCAGCAGATGGGCAACCAGCCCGGCAAGGCGCCGCTGTCGCCGCGCGACTCGCTCAAGGCCACGATCGGTGGCAGCGAGATCACGGTGAACTACGGCCGTCCCTCCAAGCGTGGCCGCGTGCTCTTCAACGGCCTCGGCGACATGAAGTGGGGCATGGTGTGGCGCACGGGCGCGAACGAAGCGACCGCGTTCACCACGAGCAAGGCGCTCGACTTCGGCGGCAAGGCGGTGCCGGCCGGCAAGTACACGCTCTGGACGAAGCTCGAAGAGACGGGCAAGTGGGAGCTCATCATCAACAAGCAGACCGGCCAGTGGGGCACGGAATACGACGCCAAGCAGGATCTCGTGCGCATCCCGCTGACGGTGACGTCGAACAACCCGGTTGTTGAGAAGATGGAGATCCAGGTCAAGCCGGCCGGCAAGGGTGGCGAGATCGTGATCTCGTGGGATACCTACGTGGCGAAGACCGGCTTCACGGCCAAGTAA
- a CDS encoding asparaginase codes for MNQPVRVFVTGGTFDKEYDELTGTLHFEETHLPEMLRRGRCMLDVQVEVLLMIDSLEMTQAHRQKVVAACRAATESQIVITHGTDTMAETAQVLAAEITGKTIVLTGAMVPYAFGSSDGLFNLGSALSFVQALPPGVYLAMNGRCFPAGQVRKNRDVGVFEDLIDPAPGA; via the coding sequence ATGAACCAGCCGGTCCGCGTCTTCGTTACCGGGGGCACGTTCGACAAGGAGTACGACGAACTCACCGGCACGCTGCACTTCGAGGAGACGCATCTCCCCGAGATGCTGCGCCGCGGGCGCTGCATGCTCGACGTGCAGGTCGAGGTGCTGCTCATGATCGACTCGCTCGAGATGACGCAGGCGCATCGGCAGAAGGTGGTGGCCGCGTGCCGGGCGGCGACCGAGTCGCAGATCGTGATCACGCACGGCACCGACACGATGGCCGAAACGGCGCAGGTGCTCGCTGCCGAGATCACCGGGAAGACCATCGTGCTGACCGGCGCCATGGTCCCCTACGCCTTTGGCAGCTCCGACGGGCTGTTCAACCTCGGGAGCGCGTTGAGCTTCGTGCAGGCGCTGCCGCCGGGGGTGTATCTCGCCATGAATGGGCGCTGCTTCCCGGCCGGGCAGGTGCGGAAGAATCGCGACGTCGGCGTCTTTGAAGACCTCATCGATCCGGCACCCGGCGCGTAG
- the trmD gene encoding tRNA (guanosine(37)-N1)-methyltransferase TrmD, whose product MLRINIVTIFPEFFAGPLALSIPAKAAAAGGVEYRVVDLRSFTHDRHRTVDDYPFGGGPGMVMKPGPFFEAVESLGATSPIVLLSPRGRRFSHADAVRFANGSELTLLCGHYKDIDERVASHLATEELSLGDFVLSGGEPAALAIVDATVRLLPGAMSDLESARTDSFYDRGISAPSYTRPAEFRGVSVPDVLMSGDHAKVAAWRDAESLRRTREAEARDRDAWAHREREIAAREAIIAEAERKAAEKAAKKARRKGRPIPKSPEAS is encoded by the coding sequence ATGCTGCGCATCAACATCGTCACCATCTTCCCCGAGTTCTTTGCCGGACCGCTCGCGCTGAGCATTCCGGCGAAGGCCGCGGCGGCGGGGGGCGTCGAGTACCGCGTGGTGGACCTGCGCAGCTTCACGCACGATCGCCATCGCACCGTGGATGACTACCCCTTCGGCGGTGGGCCGGGGATGGTGATGAAGCCCGGTCCGTTCTTCGAGGCGGTGGAATCGCTCGGCGCCACGAGCCCGATCGTCCTGCTGTCCCCGCGTGGCCGCCGTTTCTCACACGCCGATGCGGTCCGCTTTGCGAATGGCAGCGAGCTCACGCTGCTCTGCGGGCACTACAAGGACATCGACGAACGGGTGGCGTCGCATCTCGCCACCGAGGAACTGTCGCTTGGCGACTTCGTGCTGAGTGGCGGTGAACCGGCAGCGCTCGCCATTGTCGATGCCACGGTGCGACTGCTCCCCGGCGCGATGAGCGATCTCGAAAGCGCCCGCACGGACTCGTTCTACGATCGCGGCATCAGCGCGCCGAGTTATACGCGGCCGGCCGAGTTCCGCGGGGTATCGGTCCCCGATGTCCTCATGAGCGGCGATCACGCCAAGGTGGCCGCGTGGCGCGACGCCGAAAGTCTGCGGCGGACGCGCGAGGCCGAGGCGCGTGATCGCGACGCGTGGGCCCACCGTGAACGCGAGATCGCGGCGCGCGAAGCAATCATCGCCGAGGCAGAGCGCAAGGCTGCCGAAAAGGCCGCGAAGAAGGCGCGTCGCAAGGGACGCCCAATCCCGAAATCTCCGGAGGCGTCATGA
- the ggt gene encoding gamma-glutamyltransferase yields MLSLQNSWRRGSAAALALLALPATAQPPASQPPAPKAAVEAEHGMVVSASAIASQVGADVLANGGNAIDAAVATGFALAVTYPTAGNIGGGGFMVIRFPDGKATTIDFREKAPAAATPTMFTDSTGAYSSRIHHNSYRSVGVPGTVAGFDYVQKKYGKVSWVKLVEPAVKLAGEGFDVPMGLAASLSGARTRLAQYPASLAAYYKNGQPYVAGEKIVLGDLAKTLTRIRDARRDGFYKGTTAQLIAADMQKHGGLITEADLAAYQPVERQPVRGSFKGYDIIAMGPPSSGGPAMIEMMNILEGFDLKAAGPSSPQYYHYLAESMRRAFRDRAIYLGDPDFTKPPIAKLTSKNYAAEQRKTIDPRKASPSNPADVNVGGESDHTTHYSVVDKDGLAVSVTYTLESGYGLGAVVEGAGFLLNNEMGDFNGKPGVTDTTGLIGTAPNIAQPGKRMLSSMTPTIIAKDGKLVAVVGSPGGRTIINTVMEVVLNLLAFDMPIQDAVNAPRIHHQWLPNVLTVERNGIPQATIDALTAMGHTVRVGGQQGTAHSIAIDAKTGKRLGAADPRDRDAGARGY; encoded by the coding sequence ATGCTCTCACTCCAGAACTCCTGGCGCCGCGGTTCCGCCGCCGCCCTCGCCCTGCTCGCGCTTCCGGCCACCGCCCAGCCGCCCGCCTCCCAGCCCCCCGCGCCCAAGGCGGCGGTCGAAGCCGAGCATGGCATGGTCGTCTCGGCCAGCGCCATCGCCAGCCAGGTCGGGGCCGATGTCCTTGCCAACGGCGGGAATGCGATCGACGCCGCGGTCGCGACCGGCTTTGCCCTGGCGGTGACCTACCCCACCGCCGGCAACATTGGCGGCGGCGGGTTCATGGTGATCCGCTTCCCCGACGGGAAGGCCACCACGATCGACTTCCGCGAAAAGGCGCCGGCGGCCGCGACGCCCACGATGTTCACCGACTCCACTGGCGCGTACTCGAGCCGCATACACCACAATTCGTATCGCAGCGTGGGCGTCCCGGGCACCGTGGCCGGGTTCGACTACGTGCAGAAGAAGTACGGCAAGGTGTCGTGGGTGAAGCTCGTCGAACCGGCCGTGAAGCTCGCCGGTGAGGGCTTCGATGTGCCGATGGGGCTCGCAGCGTCGTTGAGCGGCGCCCGGACGCGCCTGGCGCAGTACCCGGCCTCGCTCGCCGCGTACTACAAGAACGGCCAGCCCTATGTCGCCGGCGAGAAGATCGTGCTGGGGGATCTCGCCAAGACGCTCACCCGCATCCGCGATGCGCGCCGCGACGGCTTCTACAAGGGCACCACGGCGCAGCTCATCGCTGCCGACATGCAGAAGCACGGCGGGCTCATCACCGAGGCTGATCTCGCCGCGTATCAGCCGGTAGAGCGGCAGCCGGTGCGCGGCAGCTTCAAGGGCTACGACATCATCGCCATGGGCCCGCCCAGCTCGGGTGGACCGGCGATGATCGAAATGATGAACATCCTCGAGGGCTTTGACCTCAAGGCCGCTGGTCCGAGTTCCCCGCAGTACTACCACTACCTCGCCGAGAGCATGCGGCGCGCGTTCCGCGATCGCGCCATCTACCTGGGCGACCCCGACTTCACCAAGCCGCCCATCGCGAAGCTCACCAGCAAGAACTACGCAGCCGAGCAGCGCAAGACGATCGATCCCCGGAAGGCGTCGCCCTCCAACCCGGCCGATGTGAATGTTGGCGGCGAGAGTGATCACACCACGCACTACTCGGTGGTGGACAAGGACGGTCTCGCCGTCTCGGTGACGTACACGCTCGAGTCGGGCTACGGACTCGGCGCCGTCGTCGAAGGCGCCGGCTTCCTGCTCAACAACGAGATGGGCGACTTCAACGGCAAGCCGGGCGTCACCGACACGACGGGGCTCATTGGCACCGCGCCCAACATCGCACAGCCGGGGAAGCGCATGCTCTCGAGCATGACGCCCACGATCATCGCCAAGGACGGCAAGCTCGTCGCCGTCGTCGGCAGCCCGGGTGGCCGCACGATCATCAACACGGTGATGGAAGTCGTGCTCAACCTGCTCGCCTTCGACATGCCGATTCAGGACGCCGTGAACGCGCCGCGCATTCACCATCAGTGGCTGCCGAATGTGCTGACCGTGGAGCGCAACGGCATTCCCCAGGCGACCATCGATGCCCTCACCGCTATGGGCCACACGGTTCGCGTGGGTGGCCAGCAGGGGACGGCGCACTCCATTGCGATCGACGCCAAGACCGGCAAGCGCCTCGGGGCGGCTGATCCGCGGGATCGCGACGCCGGAGCGCGCGGGTACTGA
- a CDS encoding D-aminoacylase, producing the protein MSTRREFVATSAATLGVVAVGAPFVPKRRAYDLVVRGGHVLDGTGAAARVADIAVSNGRIVAVGATLKDTGREEINARGMTVAPGFIDIHSHGDGNLRDDPRVESVIRQGVTTMVVGADGSSRFTGEAGDSFADWAARTQALAPAVNVASMIGLGSVRGKVVGEMDRQPTAAELTQMTAMVERAVAEGACGASTGLEYTPGAFAKLDELVALCRPLSARRLSYATHMRNEDDQLLEAIDESIAVARGARCGLQVSHLKQQGTRNWTKIDACFTRLADARKAGVDAWFDVYPYVAYSTGLTNLFPTWSKDGGDAAFLARLTDPATAARIRTEAIGKVELIGGWDNVQISRVANAEDRDAEGKRLGAWAKVRGLDPYEAAVGLLQRNATDVGMLGFAMSEDNLDRLLAHDFAMVCSDGGGFAIDGPTRRGSPHPRGAGTFPRVLGRYVRERKALSLEQAVHKMTLRPAQRVQLADRGRIAAKMAADLVVFDPATVADTATFANPFQYPIGIRDVVVNGRWAVQGGEHANGRTSGGVLRADTGAR; encoded by the coding sequence ATGAGCACGCGGCGTGAGTTCGTCGCCACCAGCGCGGCAACGCTGGGCGTCGTTGCCGTGGGCGCTCCGTTCGTCCCGAAGCGCCGGGCCTATGATCTGGTGGTGCGCGGCGGCCATGTGCTCGACGGGACTGGTGCCGCGGCCCGGGTGGCCGACATCGCGGTCAGCAACGGGCGGATCGTGGCGGTGGGCGCGACGCTCAAGGACACGGGCCGCGAGGAGATCAATGCGCGCGGGATGACGGTCGCGCCGGGGTTCATCGATATTCACTCGCACGGCGACGGCAACCTGCGCGACGATCCGCGCGTGGAGAGCGTGATCCGGCAGGGGGTCACCACGATGGTGGTCGGTGCCGACGGGAGCTCACGATTTACCGGCGAAGCCGGCGACTCGTTCGCCGATTGGGCCGCGCGCACGCAGGCGCTCGCGCCAGCGGTGAATGTGGCGAGCATGATCGGGCTGGGGAGCGTGCGCGGGAAGGTCGTTGGCGAGATGGACCGCCAACCGACCGCTGCCGAGCTCACGCAGATGACCGCGATGGTGGAACGCGCCGTCGCCGAGGGCGCGTGCGGGGCGAGCACGGGGCTCGAGTACACGCCGGGCGCGTTCGCGAAACTCGACGAGCTGGTCGCGCTCTGCCGCCCGCTCAGTGCGCGGCGACTGAGCTACGCCACGCACATGCGCAACGAAGATGACCAGCTGCTCGAGGCCATCGACGAATCCATCGCCGTGGCGCGCGGCGCGAGGTGCGGCCTGCAGGTGTCGCACCTCAAGCAGCAGGGCACGCGCAACTGGACCAAGATCGATGCCTGCTTCACGCGCCTCGCCGATGCGCGCAAGGCGGGTGTGGACGCGTGGTTCGACGTGTATCCGTATGTCGCCTATTCCACCGGGCTCACGAATCTCTTTCCAACCTGGTCCAAGGACGGCGGCGATGCGGCGTTCCTGGCGCGCCTCACCGATCCCGCCACGGCCGCCCGCATTCGCACCGAGGCGATCGGCAAGGTGGAGCTCATTGGCGGGTGGGACAACGTGCAGATCTCGCGCGTGGCGAACGCCGAGGATCGCGACGCCGAGGGCAAGCGGCTGGGGGCGTGGGCCAAGGTACGCGGGCTCGATCCGTACGAGGCGGCCGTGGGGCTGCTGCAGCGCAACGCGACCGATGTGGGCATGCTCGGCTTCGCGATGAGCGAAGACAATCTCGATCGCCTTCTCGCGCATGACTTCGCGATGGTCTGCTCCGACGGAGGCGGCTTCGCGATCGACGGCCCAACGCGACGCGGGAGTCCGCATCCTCGCGGCGCCGGCACCTTTCCGCGCGTGCTGGGGCGCTATGTGCGCGAGCGGAAGGCGCTCTCGCTGGAACAGGCGGTGCACAAGATGACCCTTCGCCCGGCGCAGCGGGTGCAACTCGCCGATCGTGGCCGCATTGCCGCGAAGATGGCGGCTGATCTGGTGGTGTTCGATCCGGCGACGGTGGCCGATACGGCGACGTTCGCGAATCCCTTTCAGTACCCGATTGGCATTCGCGATGTGGTCGTGAATGGCCGGTGGGCCGTGCAGGGGGGCGAGCACGCGAACGGGCGTACGTCGGGCGGCGTATTGCGAGCGGATACCGGCGCGCGGTAA
- the rpsP gene encoding 30S ribosomal protein S16 yields MAVKIRLRREGRKKTPMYRIVVADSKSPRDGRFIEIIGQYQPRSGENAINLKADRVEHWLNVGALPTDTVRSLLRRAGILKARHEARLAAKLQAQAVAMPAGEA; encoded by the coding sequence ATGGCCGTCAAGATCCGTCTCCGCCGTGAAGGGCGGAAGAAGACCCCCATGTACCGTATCGTGGTCGCCGACTCCAAGAGCCCGCGCGACGGCCGTTTCATCGAGATCATCGGGCAGTACCAGCCCCGCAGCGGTGAGAACGCGATCAACCTCAAGGCCGATCGCGTCGAGCATTGGCTGAACGTCGGCGCGCTGCCGACGGATACGGTCCGTTCGCTCCTCCGTCGTGCCGGCATCCTCAAGGCCCGTCACGAAGCCCGTCTGGCTGCCAAGCTGCAGGCGCAGGCCGTGGCCATGCCCGCCGGCGAGGCCTGA